From the Candidatus Amarolinea dominans genome, one window contains:
- the hrcA gene encoding heat-inducible transcription repressor HrcA, producing the protein MTDELSARRRTIMGLVIREYIASGIPMGSRAILERYELGVSPATIRSEMAALEELGFLTHPHTSAGRVPTEEGYRFFVEHLLGDMTLPSEERLLIRHQFGQARAEMDHWVKLAAAVLAHTVHNVALATAPKAINSRFKRLELIEIRDGIVLLVLVTMEGSVKQQMLSLPLLQEELHRVTNELNEQLTGRTVAEIKAQSPILSSWAADVANLMIPIMERLDSRVSDIYREGLSHALTEPEFAEGDMIRRVVEIIEARPLLESIVAKTRESDGVQVIIGGEGRWRELSQVSLVLSRYGVDDDTTGVLGVLGPLRMPYGRTISAVRYVANLMSELLREFYG; encoded by the coding sequence ATGACAGATGAACTGAGCGCTCGACGGCGTACGATCATGGGCCTGGTGATTCGGGAATACATTGCGTCTGGTATCCCGATGGGTTCGCGCGCCATCCTGGAGCGTTATGAGTTGGGAGTGAGTCCGGCCACCATCCGCAGCGAAATGGCGGCGCTGGAGGAATTGGGCTTCCTGACGCACCCGCACACCTCGGCCGGACGTGTGCCCACGGAAGAAGGCTACCGTTTCTTCGTTGAACATCTCCTGGGTGACATGACCTTGCCGTCTGAAGAGCGCCTGCTCATTCGCCATCAGTTCGGCCAGGCGCGGGCGGAGATGGATCACTGGGTCAAGCTGGCGGCGGCAGTGCTGGCGCACACGGTGCATAATGTGGCCCTGGCGACGGCCCCCAAGGCGATCAACAGCCGCTTCAAACGCCTGGAGTTGATCGAAATTCGTGACGGTATTGTGCTCCTGGTGTTGGTCACCATGGAGGGAAGCGTCAAGCAGCAGATGCTGAGCTTGCCCCTGCTGCAAGAGGAGTTGCATCGCGTCACGAATGAACTCAACGAACAGTTGACCGGTCGCACGGTGGCCGAGATCAAAGCGCAGAGTCCGATCTTGAGCAGTTGGGCCGCCGACGTGGCCAATCTCATGATTCCGATCATGGAGCGGCTCGATTCACGGGTGAGCGATATTTACCGCGAGGGCTTGAGCCATGCTCTGACTGAGCCAGAGTTTGCCGAAGGCGATATGATCCGCCGCGTGGTGGAGATCATCGAGGCGCGACCGCTGCTGGAGAGCATTGTAGCCAAGACACGTGAGAGCGATGGTGTACAAGTTATCATCGGCGGCGAAGGGCGTTGGCGCGAGCTGAGCCAGGTCAGCCTCGTGTTATCGCGCTACGGCGTGGATGACGATACCACCGGCGTTTTGGGCGTATTAGGGCCACTGCGCATGCCGTATGGTCGCACGATCAGCGCGGTGCGCTACGTGGCAAATCTAATGAGCGAACTGCTGCGCGAGTTTTACGGATAG
- a CDS encoding MgtC/SapB family protein — protein MDSTLDFAAQLSSLGPVAFKVTLAALLGSLIGLERIWKRHPAGLRTNMVIAVASCLFTILSLSWFPMEGTSRDTARVAAQIVTGVGFLGAGALVQTKSSIRGMTTAATIWLVAAIGMAVGVGAFALAIFTTLLTIAGLVVLAPVSYHLEQRAKARLRQRQRRLADKNGKTPPDSPWAWREEDGEESENGDADHH, from the coding sequence ATGGATTCAACTCTTGATTTCGCAGCACAACTTTCCAGCCTGGGGCCAGTGGCGTTCAAGGTCACGCTGGCTGCTTTGCTCGGCAGCCTGATTGGGCTGGAGCGCATCTGGAAACGACATCCGGCCGGGCTACGCACCAACATGGTCATCGCGGTGGCCTCGTGTCTTTTCACCATCCTGTCCCTGAGTTGGTTTCCGATGGAGGGCACCTCGCGCGATACGGCCCGTGTCGCCGCGCAGATCGTCACCGGCGTCGGTTTTCTGGGCGCCGGCGCTCTCGTGCAGACAAAGAGCAGCATCCGCGGCATGACCACCGCGGCCACGATCTGGCTGGTGGCTGCTATCGGCATGGCGGTAGGCGTGGGCGCCTTTGCCCTGGCCATCTTCACCACCCTGCTGACTATCGCCGGCCTGGTGGTGCTGGCGCCGGTCAGCTATCACCTGGAACAGCGCGCCAAAGCGCGCCTGCGCCAGCGTCAGCGCCGACTGGCCGATAAAAACGGCAAAACTCCCCCCGACAGCCCCTGGGCCTGGCGTGAAGAGGACGGAGAAGAAAGCGAGAACGGCGACGCCGATCATCACTAG
- a CDS encoding nucleotide exchange factor GrpE, giving the protein MADELNTNGSDAAEAAPVIETPADSAAVLAALEAAAQTAQDEAADYKDRWLRATAEAQNMRRRFERERADLILSANERLLLRILPVLDDVALAFAHIPADLNEQDQQWVNGFALIQRKLSHILSSEGVTVIETDGQGFDPALHEAITHEAVEGYQTNQIIGEVRKGYKLGERILQPALVRVAQ; this is encoded by the coding sequence ATGGCAGACGAATTGAACACAAACGGCAGCGACGCCGCGGAGGCGGCGCCGGTCATCGAAACCCCGGCTGACAGCGCGGCTGTCCTGGCCGCACTGGAAGCAGCCGCGCAGACTGCGCAGGACGAGGCGGCCGATTATAAGGACCGCTGGTTGCGCGCCACGGCTGAGGCGCAGAACATGCGCCGGCGCTTCGAGCGTGAGCGCGCCGACCTGATCCTCAGCGCCAACGAACGCCTGCTCCTGCGCATCCTGCCGGTGCTGGACGATGTCGCCCTCGCCTTCGCCCATATTCCGGCCGACCTGAATGAGCAGGATCAGCAGTGGGTCAACGGCTTTGCGCTCATTCAGCGCAAGTTGAGCCATATACTGAGCAGTGAGGGCGTCACGGTCATCGAGACCGACGGCCAGGGTTTCGACCCAGCCTTACATGAGGCGATCACTCACGAGGCAGTCGAAGGGTATCAAACCAATCAGATCATTGGCGAAGTGCGCAAGGGTTATAAATTGGGCGAGCGGATCTTGCAACCGGCTCTGGTGCGCGTGGCGCAGTAA